The Actinomadura graeca nucleotide sequence TCGCTGTTACGGTTCGAGGACGAGGGCTGGCGCGCCTGGCCGATCGACGCCCACGGTGTGCGCGCGGTGCTGCCGCTCGACGGCCAGAGCGCCGTCGTCGCGGGTGAATACGGTTTCCTCGCGATCGTCGACCTTTCGGTCATCGACGCTGCGATCGACGACGAGGACGACGAGGGCGTCGATGAAATCGAGACGAAGCACAGCGGCTGCTTGTTCGGTCTGACCCGCATCGGCGACCTGATCTGGGTCACCGGAGACAAAGGCTTCGTCGCCACGCTTGATCCGCAGACCCGAGAACTGCGAGCACAACCGCGATTCACCCGAGAGCGCGTTGTCCGCGCGGTGGACGCCCCCGGCGGCGAACCGGTGTTCGTCGCCGGCCGCCAGATACTGCGACGCCTTTCCGACGGCACCACGGAGCCGATATTCTCCGGACGCGCGCCGCTGACCGACATCGCCTATTCATCTGACGGCGGCTTCGCGGTGGCCGGTGACGCGGGCCAGCTCTTTCTAGCCGTGCCTGGCCAGTCGCCAGCGCCTTGCAGCGGTGTTCCCGCGCTCGATCTGGAGTGCCTGAGTTACGATCCGCGGCGGGACGGCTTTCTGGTCGCCGGTGAGGACGGCTACGTCGGAGTGCTCGGTCGCGATGGCGCGTTGCAGCCGTTGCCCGCCGCAGAGCCGTCGTATCGGCTCACCAGCATTCTGCCCTGGGGCAATGGCCACTTGTATGCCGGATGGATTGAGCAGGGTCCGCCCTATCGGTTCCGTGGCGCGCTGTACTTCGATGGCGACGGTGCCCCGGGCGCGGTGTACGAGGCTCCGCGTCAGGACTTCGGCCCGCCGAGGGCGCGCACCGTCGGTCGCTCCGGCCGTCCAACGCTCGCGGTCGACGCCTGCGAGGTGATCTCGCTGGACGACGCCCAACGGCGAATGCCCGAGGTCGACTGGCCGGACCACACGTTCTCGTTCGACGAGGTCCGGTTCTACGACGGCGATGTCCACATCGCCGACACAGGCGCGCTGTTCGATGATCACAAGGACGACTATGGGGTCGCGGTCCGCGGTGATCTGATCGTCGACGGGACGCTCGACGCCACCGCGGGCGGCGACGCCTACGGCAGCCTGCTGGCGGTTCAGGGCGACGTGTGGGCCCACGCGGCGATATTCCGCTATGGCATCAACGCCGTGATCAGCGGCACGCTTGAGGTCGCGACCGTCCTGATGTGCGACCACGGCGACGACGGAGGCTTTCTCGGGGCCGATGTGATCCGCGCCCAAGTGCTTCACTACTCGCTTTATTTCGCCAAGCCCGAGGCCGAGATCGACGCGTTCTGCATCGGCAATGTCTACGGCGATGTCAGCTTCCCACCGAAACGCGCGAAGGAGATATTCGTCGCGGGCGTGCTCGAGGACGGCTTCCTTGAGGAGGATACGGCGGCGAACTGGCTGCGTGAGGGCAGGTCGATTCTGCGCGACGAACGACGATAGGTCGTCCTAGGACCGCCGGGCACGGGGAAGCGGACCGCCTACCCGACGATGGCAACCGCCTCGGGTCCCTGCGCCAGTCGATATCGCAGAGCTGGGACCCCGAGAGCCGGTGGCGCGAGCGCCGGAGGAGACGCAGCAGGCCAGCTATGCCCGGTCCGCGTGCGCCGCATCAACGCGGAGTTTCGTCCTGCGATGAACGAGCTTCGGCGGTGGAACGGGTTCATCCGGACGGTGAGGGCTATGACCAATCCATGTACCCGAGCCAGGACAGCACGGTGTCCGTGTCGCTGGCGGGAGCCGGTTCACGGTCCTTGTCGGCCTGGGCGAACCGTCGGCCGGACTCGAACAGCGATGCCCATACGGCCCGGGCGCACCGGCTCACCTGATTCGCCATGCGCGGCAGATCGGCGTATCCGGCCGTCCTCGACAATGAGATCGCCGCGACCGCCCGGCCGGCTCCGCGTAAGGGCGCGGCCGCGCACGTCACGCCGCTGAAGCACTCTTCGCGATCGAACGCGACACCCGTTTCGCGCACGGTGGCCAATTCGCTCCGGAGGTAGTCGCCACGGACGATGGTCTGCCGGGTCCGGGGAGTGAAATCCTGGCGCAGCAGCGCTTCGACGGTCGCGTCACCGTAGGCCAGCAGCGCTTTGCCGGAGGCGGTGCAATGCGCGGGAAGCCGGGCGCCGACCTGGTAGGGAATGGCGGAGTGCCGAGGATTGCCGATCTGCTCCAGGTAGACCACCTCCGCCTTGTCGAGCACGCTGAGGTGCGCCCAGTGGCCGGTCTCCTGGTGGAGCGCGATCAGGTGGGGCAGGGCGGCGCGCCGGATGCGGTTGTGGTGGGACGCGAACGCGCCCAGTTCCAGCAGCCGTAATCCGAGGAAGTACCGGCGTCCCTCGCGGCCGAGCCAGCCGATCTTGACGAGCTGGTCCATCAACCGGTGGACGGTCGACTGGGCCAGGCCCGTGTGCCGCACCACGTCGGTGAGGCCGAGCGTCGAGCGCGGGCCCTCGAAGGCGTTCAGGACCAGGGCGACCTTCTCCAGCACCGACGGGGTGGACGACTCGCCGACGTCCTCGGCCATGGCCTTCCTCCGGTCGTTCTCCCGCTCACCGGAAGAATACCGGTTCTCCGCTGAGCGGGAGAAGCGCAATTCGCGGCATCGTCGCGCTGATTAACGTCGGCATTGCCCGGCGAAAGCCCGGGCCTTCGTCCCTCAACATTTCCGGAGAAGGCACATGAGTGAAGAGCACGTGTTCGCCGAGGTCCGACGGCTGGCACCCACCGTGCGCGAGCGCGCCGCCGAAGCCGAGGCACGCGCCTGTGTGCCGGAGGCGACGATCAAGGAGCTGGCCGGGTCGGGCTTCTTCCGCCTGCTGCAACCCCGCCGGTACGGCGGGTATGCGGCCGATCCTTCCGTGTTCTTCCGCTGCCTGCGGACGCTGGCCCACGCCTGCGGCTCGACGGGGTGGGTCGCGGCGGTGCTGGGTGTGGAAGCCTGGCAGGTCGCGCTGTTCAACCCGCAGGCCCAGGAGGATGTCTGGGGACCGGACCGCGACGCCAGGATCTGCGTTTCGCTCGCCCCGGTCGGCACGGTGACCTCCGCCGCCGAAGGCTACCGGCTGTCGGGCCGGTGGAGCTTCGCGTCCGGGTGCGACCACGCGACCTGGGCGCAGCTCGGCGCGATCGTCCGCGACGACGAGGGCAAGCCGGTCGAAATGCGGACGTTCCTTGTGCCCAAGGAGGACTACCGCATCGAGCCGGTCTGGGACACGGTGGGACTGCGGGGCACCGGGAGCAACGACCTGGTCGTCGAGGACGCCTTCGTGCCGGTGTACCGGACGCTCTCCGCCGACGGGATCGCGTCCGCCACGAGGCCGGGGTACGCGGTGAACCCCGAACCGGTCTACCGCCTTCCGCTCGGCTCGATGTTCACGACGTCCATCGCCTCGCCGGTCGTCGGAATGGCCGAGGCGGCCTACGACGAGTACCTCGACGCGATGCGGACCCGGATCCGGGTGACGGGCCGGGCGCCGGTGGCCGAGGACCCCTTCGCGCAGGTCAGGGTCGGCCGGGCGGCCAGCGACATCGACGCGGCGTGGCTGCAGCTGAGCCGCAACATCGCCGACCTGTACGAGTGCGCGCGGAGCGGGGATGAACCGCCGAAAGGGCTTCGCACGCGATTGCGGCGCGACCAGGTCCTGGCGACCGAGCGGGCGGTCCGCGCCGTCGACCTGCTGATGGAGAACGCCGGCGGCGGCGCGATGCGCGTCGGGGACAGCGTCCTCCAGCGCGCCTGGCGCGACGTCCACACCGCGCGGGGCCACACGACGAACGACCCTGAGAAGGCGCTCGCCCTGTTCGGCAAGCACGCCTTCGGCTTCGACGTCGACGACCCGATGCTCTGACGGACCGACGGCCATGCCCGATGGGAAGGAAAAGGCGTTGAACCAGTTCACGGGGCTCGAATTCGAGCCGGAAATCAGCCAGGACGACTTCCGCACCACGATGAGCCGATTCGCCTCCGGGCTCACGGTCGTCGCCGCACTGGACGAGGCGGGCCTGCCCGCGGGCCTGACCTGTCAGTCGTTCGCCTCCCTGTCCCTCGACCCGCCGCTGATCCTGGTCTGCGTCGGCCGCGGATCTTCAAGCTGGGCGCGCATCGAGGGAACCGGCCGGTTCGGGGTCAGCATCCTGGCCGAACAACAGCGGGACGTCTGCGTCTCGCTGGCCCGGCGCGCCGAGGACAAGTTCGACTCGGTGCCCTGGCGGCCGTCCCCCTACGGGACGGTGCACATCGAAGGCGCGCTCGCCACGATCGACTGCCGTATCGGCACCGTGCACGAGGCGGGTGACCACCTCGTCGTCATCGGGGACGTGCTCGATCTCGCCGTGCGGGACGAGGGGACCCCGCTGCTCTACTTCCGCGGTCGCTACGGCAAGGCAACGTTCAGATCATGAGCCCGCGTCGACGCGCTGCTCGGGTGGTCAGGGGGTTGTTCCGTCCGGGAGGGCAGCACGGGCATCGCGGGGGCGGGCACGATGTCGTCGTGGCGCGGGCTCCGTGGTCCACCGCTCCGTTCCTCGTGATCGTGTCCTGACGCGCTGGTGGAGCGCCCGGCGGGCGTCCGCGGTCGAGGCCACCGATGGAGAGGCTCCACGTGATCACGACGGTGTTCAACGGCGCGGACTACGAGGCCGGGGACCGGTTCGACGCCTGGTGCGATCTCGTGGGCGGGATGCCGTGCCCGTACCAGGTGCGTTCCGAGCACGCGGCCGACTACGGTTTCACGTTGCGTATGGCCAGGCTCGGCGCCGCCACGGTGGCCCACACCGTGGTCCCCTCGATCCATGCCATCCGCACTCCGCGGATGATCCGGCAGGCCGAGGAGGGCGTCTACTCGCTGGAGCTGTGCCGGGGCGGCCGCATCGGCGCCGAGCAGTCCGGCCGTGAGGTGGAAGCGATCGTGGGGCAGTGGATCGTGCAGGATTCCTGCCGCCCGCACTCGCTGTGGTCACTGGCCCGAGGCCACCGAGGTGCGGACGCGTTCGGGCTGGCCATCCCCAAATCCGTGCTGGGACTGGACGAGACCACGGTGGCGCCGTTGCTGGCCGGGCCGCTGCCGGGTGACAGCGGCGTCGGCGGACTGCTGACCGGCATGATCGGGCGGATCCTCCGCGAGCCCGGCGCGTTCGGGCCCGCGGACGGCCCGCGTCTGGGCGAGGTGCTGGGTGACCTGCTGGCGGCGATGCTCGCCCATGAGCTGGACGCAACCCGGCTGCTGCCCGAGGAGACCCACAGCCGGGCGCTGACCCTGCGGATCCAGGCGTTCGTGCTGGCCCACTTGGGTGATCGCGACCTGACGCCGACGACGATCGCGGCCGCACATCACATCTCGGTGGGCTACCTGCACCGGTTGTTCCGCCGGGACGGCCGCACCGTCGCCGGGTGGATCCGGACCCAGCGGCTGGAACGCGCCCGCCGTGACCTGGCCGACCCGGCCCAGTACGCGACGCCGGTACAGGCACTGGCCGCCCGGTGGGGCTTCGCGCACGCCTCGGACTTCTCCCGGGCGTTCCGCCGCGCCTACGGCACCTCCCCTCGCGATTACCGGGAGAGCACGCACGGTTAAGCGCTGTTCACTGTGTGCCATGTAGGTCGGGGCTTGAAGCCGGGAGAGTTGATTTCAGCGGGAAGACGGATTGGCGCCGCGGACCATTCCGGGCGCCGACCGTCCACCCGAAGCAACGATCCGGACAATCGCTCCCGCTACAGCGGCTGCGGGCTTCGACGCCCATTGCGCCGCAACGGCACAAGAAAGGAACGGTGAAGAACGTGAACCCGACCAACCTCATGAAGGCCGGAGCCCTGGCCGCGATGGCGGCGGCCCCGCTGATGGCCGCCACCACGGCTTTCAGCTCCACCCCGGCCGACCATGTCACCGCGGTCAAGGCCCCCTGCGAAGCGGGGTATGTGTGCATCTACCCCGGCAACAGCGCAGACGGCACCCCGATCAAGTTTAAGCGCTACGGCACCTACAACCTCAGGAACCAGCGTGGCACGCACCTGGTCGTCAACAACCAGACCGGCGGCGCGGCCCTCCGGCTGTGCCGCGCCTACAACGGCCAGCAGTGCGGCCCCCGCCTCGGCCGCGGCGCTTACCACGTCAACCTCACGCCGATCAATTCCATCGTCCTCGAACGATAACCGGCGATTCGCTTGAGCCCATTCGGCGCCTTGGCCGGGCCCGCACCGCGCGGGGCCCGGCCCGGGCACCGCAGGCGCGGCGACGTGCCCGACGGGGGTCGGCACGCCGACGTCATGGCGGTGGCCGAATTCCCTGCCAGGACGATCTTGGGTGGAGGGGTCCGGTCAGGTTCGGCGGATGGGGCGGGACGTCAGGGCCAGTGCGCCGATGGCGGTGAGGAGCAGGCCGTCGAACAGGGCGATCTTGTCGGGGCCCACCGTCTCGGCCAGGCCGCCGGAGCCGACGAACATCGTGATGACGCTGAGGTTCTGGGCCAGGGCCATCGTGGCGGTGGTGCGGGAAAGGTGTGATGGCGGCGCCGCGTTGATCACGAGTGGGGTGAGGTGCGTTGCGGCGATCCCGTAGCCCAGTCCGCCCGCGGACGCGGCGGCGATCGCTAGGGGGAGGTTCGGCGCCACGGCGATGCCCGCGACGCCCGCGCCCATGATGACGATGCCCGTCGCCGAGGTGAGGCCGAGGCGGTCCAGTGTTCCGCGGCGGGAGATCAGGGCGGCGACGACGAAGAAGGCGACGCTCTCGGCGCCGAGGATCCAGCCGACCGCGGTCGCCTGCCATGCGTGCATGCGCACGATCAGCGGGATCAGGAGGGGTGCGACGGGGGCGAAGAAGGCCGCCGTCGCGGCCATGACCAGCAGTGATGGTCGTAGGAGGGGGTCCCGCGCAGCGAGCTGGATGCCGCTGCGGACGTCCTGGAGCAGGCTCGTCGGCGGCCCGGGCGGTGCGGGTGTGAAGTCCGGCCGGACGGCCAGGAGCGCGACGGTGACCACGGTGAAGGCCAAGGCGTTGATGAGCGCCGCAGACGAGAGGCCACCGGCGGCGGCCACCGTGCCGCCGAGGGGGGCGCCCACGAACGCGGCGATCTGCTGGCCCGCCTTCTGGGTCGCGAGTGCGCGCGGCAGCATGTCCTCGTCGACGAGCCTGCGCACCATGGAGGTCGCGGCGGGAAGGTGGAAACCGTTGATCGTTCCTGCGATGGCGCTGTAGCAGACCAGAAGCGGGACGGGGGTGCCCGCGACGGCGGCGATGGCGGCGAGGCTCAGCGCCGCCGTCACCATGGCCGCCAGCGTGGTGATCATGACGCGGCGTGGGCCCACCCGGTCCGCGACGGCCCCTCCGACCAGCAGGAGGATCATCTGGGGCAGGACGCCGCACGCGAGCACCGTCCCCGCGGCTCCACCGCCGTGCGCGGTCGCCGCCCACTGGAGGGCGACCGAGAAGGCGACGTTTCCCGCCGTGGCGATGAGAGTGCCACAGAACCATTTCTTGTAGTCGCGGGGCAAGGGCGCTTTCGCCGTTGTCGCGGACCGGGTGAGAATCATGCGGACACTGGCGCCGGATCGGGCTGGATGCTCTCCACCAGAACGCGGCCGGCCTCCGTCAACGGAAGCTCGTCGCGGACGGTGGCATACGCGGCGACCAGGTGTTCTCGTGCCAGCTCGGCCCTTTCGGGAATGGCGTGCTCGCCCAGGCGGGCATGCCATTCACAGAGTCGTGCGAGGACGAAGAGCTGGTGGAGCAGGCCGGCCGCGGGACGCGGGTCCTCCCGCAGCGGGGTGGAGTACGTGCGGCCGCCGTCGTCGTGCAGACACGGTGTGCTGGCGAGGACCCCGTTCAGCCGCACGTGAGAGGACTCGTGGACGATCTCCTCCGCGAGTTTGACGGGCAGGGACAGGTCGGCGGCCTGAAGGGCGATCAGGCCGTGCGTGTAGATGTCGGCGAATCCGATCGCCTGCCCGGCGGTGAAGAAGGTCAGGCAGGAGACGGTGGCCGACATCTCTTCGAGCATGTCCGGCCAGTGATCGCCGATCAGCCGGTGCGCCTCACGGAGGGGCTCGTGGTGATCCAGTTCCTCCGGCCGGTGGAAGGTGATCTCCGCCGTGTCGCCGGCCTGCCGCGCGTCGTCGTCGTGCCGTCCCACGGTGGCCGCCATCACCACCGGATCCAGCGGCACGAGATCGACGGCGAAGAGCCCGTCCGCCGCGCCCTTCCTTGCCCGGCCGCGGCTCTCGGTGACGGCGCGGACCATGGCCCGCCGGGACAGGGCGGGAGTGGCCCCGCCCTTTCCGGCGTAGGCGATCGAGCACGTCACAGGATGGACGAAGTCCTCGTCGAGATCCTGTTCCGCCTCAAGCGGCTCACCGCCGTACATTTCCTGTAGTCGCATCCCGAGGAAACGGGAGAGCGCGGCGCGTTCGAGCCGCGCTCTCGCCGAGTCGGGCTGCCAATGCAGCTCCATTGGATTCCTTAGGCGCTGAACACCGTGCCGCCGTCCCGCTGCATCGAGAGCGGGATCTCAGGGAGGGTGACGACCGTGAGCTTGTCCATCTGTTTCCCCTTTCTCCGGGCAGTGGCGTCGTGCCGCTGCCGTCGCAAAAGAAGTATCAGCGCGGATTTTCACATCTGCTTCACATCTGCTTCACGCGAGGTGATCGCGGGGCAGGGCGATGGCCGTGCCCAGCGCGTCGGCCGACGCGGCGGCACGTTCTCCGTGGCCGTACGCCGACGCCGGACCGTGGGTGACCCGTAGGGGGACGCGGCGCCGAGGCCCTGTGGCGGCGAGGACGGCCACGGGCACGAGACGCGCGGCCCCGCTGTTTTAGTTGTGGCTTAAAGGTCTGGCACCACGCAGTTTGGCTCGCGCAGTCTGGATACATCGAGCGCACCCGAAACCCGGTGCACTGTACGGATGATTCATTCCGGTCGCTTTTCCAGCGGCTGAATCCGTTCGCCCTGGCGGCAGGCAGAGCGGGGATCTGTGTCCGCGTCTTCGACGAACGAACTGTTGAAGATTCAAGAACGACTCAGGGGAAGCGGAATATGTCTCACAGGGAGACGGGGGTCCCATCCGATGCCGAAGCGGGAGACCGTTTGTCGGCGGCGGTTTCGGTCAAGCTGCTGGGGCCGCTCCAGGTCGCGGTGAACGGAGAGCGGGTTCCTCTGACGGCGGGCAGGCTCTGCGCCCTGCTGGCCGTCCTGGCCCTGTCGCCGGGGCGCACCGTCACGATCGATCGCCTGGCCACGGCGGTATGGGCGGACGAGGACCCGCCCGGCAACATCCGGCGGAGCGTGCAGACATATGTCGCGCGTTTGCGGAACGCGCTCGGCACCTCGACTATCAGCACCGAATCGACGGGGTATGTCCTTCACGCCGATCCGGAGGACATCGACATCCACCAGTTCGTGCGGCTGGTCGGCGCCGCGTCGACCGCGCCTGACGGGACCCTGGAGCGGGCGCGGCTCGCGAAGGCACTGGACCTGTGGCGCGGCATGCCGTTCGAAGGGGTACCGTGCGCCTCGCTGGAGGCGTCAGAGGCTCCCTGGTTGCTCGAAAGCTATCTGACCGCGCTGGAACGCCGCATCGACCTGGACATCTCCATCGGCCGCCACGAAGGGCTGGTGGTCGAGCTGAGCCGGCTGACCGCGTCCCATCCGTTGCGGGAGTCACTATGGGCGCGGCTCCTCCTCACCCTGAAGAAATCGGGCCGCCGCGCCGATGCACTCGTACGCTACGAGACGATTCGCTCGCGGATCGCCGATGAACTGGGCACGAACCCGGACCCCGTACTCCAGCAGATCCACGCAGAGCTGCTGGTCCGGTGACACCGGCGCCGTAGGGCATACGCGGCCATTCGAAGCCGTGACCATCCGTGTTTCTTCGCGTTGAGGGTTTAACAGGACAGCAGCCCCACACGCCACCATCTGCGCTGCTGCGTACTGTATTCCTGACACTTGTGCTCTCGCCGTCATCGATGGTCCCGCACCCTGGTCATGCTGCGGCCCGAGAAAGTTCCGAACACGAACAACTAGGCGGAAACACGCCACGGTCCCGCGGCCGGACGATTTCGTGAACTACCGTCCCGCCCAGCGAGGTGGACCTTTCGGACGGCACGTGAACGAGCCGGTCCGCGTCGGGCAAGCGAATGCCGGCCCTTTCAGCCACAACCGAGGTGAGAGGACTTTGTCATGGTGGCTCTCCGCTTCACTTCTGAAGATCTCCGACGCATCACCATCGCCCCCAGGGCGGAGGCGATGGTGGAACTCGCGTTCAGCGCGATGGTCCTGCAAACGGCCGAGACCCCCGGACTCGGCCATGACTGGAAACACACGGTGGCGGCGCGGCTGCGAACCGAGACCACCCCGATCTTCGATCTCGTCCGGCAATTCAGGTACTTCCCCGATTTCCTCAGCCCCTTAGGGGTCGCGGATCCGGCCGCCGGCATCGACACCGTCGCCGACACGCCGGTGACGGACCTGGAAACACAGCTCACGATGCTCAGGGAAGTGCAGCGGATCCCCACGTGGACCAGCGGGCTGGCCGCGGGCCGGCTCGGCGCCCGGAAGGAGCTGCGGACCGCCTTGCGGCAGCTGTACCGCGTGGCCTTGGAGCCGTACTGGGAGACGATCTCCACCCGTGTCCACACGGACCGGATGGTCCGCGGTCAGGTCATGTTGAACGGCGGCGTCGACGCCCTGCTGGCGACTTTGCACCCCACCCTGCACTGGCGGCCACCGATTCTGGAATGCGTCGCCTCGGTCTGCACGCCCACGGTCGATCTCAAAGGACGTGGGCTGCTGTTGATCCCTTCGGTACTCGCCCCGAGGCCCGCCTTCGCCGAACTGCCCGGCAAGCCGATCTGCCTGTTCTACCCCGTCCGCGTGACCGAGCGGCCCACCGACGGCGCCGCTCTGGCCGCGCTGCTCGGCGCCACACGGGCCGCCGTCCTCCAGGAACTCGCCAACCCGTCCACCACGACACAGCTCGCCGACAAGGTCTTCGTCTCCCCCTCCGCGATCAGCCAGCACACCGCGGTGCTCCGCCGGGCCGGGTTGATCACCACCCGGCGCGTCGGCCCCGCGGTGATGCACGGCCTGACCCCGCTGGGCTCGCAACTCGTCCAGGCCACGCCGTTCGAGGACGGGTCGTCCTTGGCCGCCCCGGCGCCCGCCCGGGCAAGGCCATAGCCAACGGGTGCACCTGGCAGGCTTGCCGCAGGCAGCCCGAAGGAGCACACCAGTGTCGGACAGTTTCATGGTGGCCGCGCGGATTCCGAGGGCGCGGGAGGCGTTCGAGCGGTGGCTCGACACACCGGTGCCGGAGGCCGCCGACGCGATCGAGAACCCGGACCAGATGTACACCGGGTGGTTCTGGGACGGGACGAGCCCGCAGGACGACTGGAACCTGGACCGTGAAGGCAAGAACCCGCGCACACTGTTCGCCGAGCAGATCGACAAGGGCCAGGGCGTCGCCGTCCTCCGGCATCGCGACGGCGCGCTGGAGGCGTACCTGCTGCACTGGGGCTTCGACCGCTGGTCGGTCCACATGGCGCTGCTGGCGCTCGCGGTGGCGGGCCCGCACAAGGCGGACGGCGGCGACGACCACGCGATCTTCTGGGCGGAGACCTCGGGCAGCCTGGGCCCGCCGGACTGGGACGGCCGTCTCGCCTGCCTGGCCATCGGCCGGACCGGCGCCCGCTTCACCGGACGCACCGACCTCACCGGCGTGCTCGCCGCCCTCGGTCCCGCCGAGGACGCCTTCTTCGCCCTGGTCGAACGCCTGCACGCCGAGGAGGAGGCCGACGGCCCCCACCTGTCACCCCGGGAGCCGGAGTTCGTCGATCCGGCCGTCCTCGACCGGGGCAACGGCTGAGCCCCCCGGCCGGGGTGCGGCGAGGATTCTGTCACCGCGTGCTGGCAAGCTGGGCCTCACCAGGACGAACACGTCGAAGGAGCAGCCCGATGCGGATCGTGATCAGTGAGTTCATCAGCCTGGACGGCGTCGTCCAGGCCCCGGGCGGCCCCGACGAGGACCGCGACGGCGGCTTCGCCCACGGCGGCTGGACGCACCCCTACTTCGACCCGGAGGTGGTCGGCGGGGCCTTCGACGCGGCCATGAAGAACGCCGCGGCTCTGTTGTACGGCCGCCGCACCTGGCAGAACATGGCCGCGGCATGGCCGGAGCGGGGTGGCGACCCGTTCGCGGACAAGCTGAACGCCCTGCCCAAATACGTCGTGTCCGACAGCCTGAGCGACGACGACATGAAGTGGAACACCCAGCGCATCCCCGTCGGCCAGGCCGCCGAACGCATCGCCGAACTGCGCGGGTCCGGCGACGGCGACATGATCATGATGGGCAGCCCGACGCTGGCGCGGACCCTGATCGAGAACGGCCTGTTCGACGAGCTCCTGCTGATCTCCATGCCGGTGATCCTGGGCGGCGGCAAGTCGATCTTCCCTGCGGACGGCGTGAAGCACGGCCTGAAACTGGTCTCCACGGCCACCGCCTCGACCGGCGCCACCGTCCACGTCTACCACCGCGCCGACGCCTAGGAACGGCGGGGCGCGGATCCAGCCACTGCGCCCCGGACACGCCGCCCAAATCCTCGCCATCTACCAACTGGGCATCGACGAGGGCCACGCCACCTTCGAGACGGCCACCGCATCGGACGCCACCGCGGACGCTGGCGCGACGTCGTCCTGGTGGAACGACGCAGCCCCAGAATCACTTGACCCACGATTAGGCACCATTCCCCTCACTAGGAAGGGCCGCTCCACATCGGTATTTCAGGGAGTGCGCCTGGTCAGTCTCGCGACTGTGTCGTCCAATGCCTGGACTTGTGACGACTCGCCGGCGTAGGCGTGAACCAGCGAGAGGAACTCCTGGAGGCCCTCCGGGAACTCCAGGCATGTGCGGACGATCGAATGGATGTCCAGGTGGGGCTGGGCACGGCGCGGGACACGGATCGCGATCTCTTTGCGCAGGGCGTCCACGATCTGCTGCCGTCCTTCGGCCGTCGTCAGCAGCGGAATGTCCATGAGCCGATCCACGATCTCGAAGAGGGCGGGGAGTTCGGTCTCGTCCGCCTGTCTCGTCCGGTGGCGCGCGTTCAGTCCCGGACCGGACGGCGGGGTGTGGCCGGACGGCTCGGTGTGGCCGGACGGGAGCGGTCCGACCGTCGCGGGCGCACCCGAGGGACTCCCCGCCGGCGGTGGCGCGGCGCGGACGGACAGCCAGGCGGTGGTGTCGGTCTCCTTGAGGCGCACGTCGATCGGCCGGAACTCGGTGGGGTCGACCGCACCCCGGCCCTCGCGGATCACGTCGCGGTAGAACTCGTCGGAGACGAGGATCCCCAGGTCGGCCGGTATGTCGGCGAGCACCTTCTTGAAAGACGGCGCGTCCAGAAGCCGATTGACGTGGTTGACGGTGGTGCCGACGATGCCGTTTGCGTCCGATTCGAGCGGCCCGCTGTGCAGGGCGATCCGCAAGCGCATCCGGGCGTGCTCGGCCGCGATGTCGTTGTGCCTGCGCAGGGAGCCGCGCAGGTGGTCGGGCAGCGGGTGGGCGAGACGCGCCGGGTCGTACGACGGCGGCAGGACGACGATGACC carries:
- a CDS encoding IclR family transcriptional regulator, yielding MAEDVGESSTPSVLEKVALVLNAFEGPRSTLGLTDVVRHTGLAQSTVHRLMDQLVKIGWLGREGRRYFLGLRLLELGAFASHHNRIRRAALPHLIALHQETGHWAHLSVLDKAEVVYLEQIGNPRHSAIPYQVGARLPAHCTASGKALLAYGDATVEALLRQDFTPRTRQTIVRGDYLRSELATVRETGVAFDREECFSGVTCAAAPLRGAGRAVAAISLSRTAGYADLPRMANQVSRCARAVWASLFESGRRFAQADKDREPAPASDTDTVLSWLGYMDWS
- the hsaA gene encoding 3-hydroxy-9,10-secoandrosta-1,3,5(10)-triene-9,17-dione monooxygenase oxygenase subunit, which codes for MSEEHVFAEVRRLAPTVRERAAEAEARACVPEATIKELAGSGFFRLLQPRRYGGYAADPSVFFRCLRTLAHACGSTGWVAAVLGVEAWQVALFNPQAQEDVWGPDRDARICVSLAPVGTVTSAAEGYRLSGRWSFASGCDHATWAQLGAIVRDDEGKPVEMRTFLVPKEDYRIEPVWDTVGLRGTGSNDLVVEDAFVPVYRTLSADGIASATRPGYAVNPEPVYRLPLGSMFTTSIASPVVGMAEAAYDEYLDAMRTRIRVTGRAPVAEDPFAQVRVGRAASDIDAAWLQLSRNIADLYECARSGDEPPKGLRTRLRRDQVLATERAVRAVDLLMENAGGGAMRVGDSVLQRAWRDVHTARGHTTNDPEKALALFGKHAFGFDVDDPML
- a CDS encoding flavin reductase family protein, with translation MNQFTGLEFEPEISQDDFRTTMSRFASGLTVVAALDEAGLPAGLTCQSFASLSLDPPLILVCVGRGSSSWARIEGTGRFGVSILAEQQRDVCVSLARRAEDKFDSVPWRPSPYGTVHIEGALATIDCRIGTVHEAGDHLVVIGDVLDLAVRDEGTPLLYFRGRYGKATFRS
- a CDS encoding AraC family transcriptional regulator, producing MITTVFNGADYEAGDRFDAWCDLVGGMPCPYQVRSEHAADYGFTLRMARLGAATVAHTVVPSIHAIRTPRMIRQAEEGVYSLELCRGGRIGAEQSGREVEAIVGQWIVQDSCRPHSLWSLARGHRGADAFGLAIPKSVLGLDETTVAPLLAGPLPGDSGVGGLLTGMIGRILREPGAFGPADGPRLGEVLGDLLAAMLAHELDATRLLPEETHSRALTLRIQAFVLAHLGDRDLTPTTIAAAHHISVGYLHRLFRRDGRTVAGWIRTQRLERARRDLADPAQYATPVQALAARWGFAHASDFSRAFRRAYGTSPRDYRESTHG
- a CDS encoding MFS transporter, which gives rise to MPRDYKKWFCGTLIATAGNVAFSVALQWAATAHGGGAAGTVLACGVLPQMILLLVGGAVADRVGPRRVMITTLAAMVTAALSLAAIAAVAGTPVPLLVCYSAIAGTINGFHLPAATSMVRRLVDEDMLPRALATQKAGQQIAAFVGAPLGGTVAAAGGLSSAALINALAFTVVTVALLAVRPDFTPAPPGPPTSLLQDVRSGIQLAARDPLLRPSLLVMAATAAFFAPVAPLLIPLIVRMHAWQATAVGWILGAESVAFFVVAALISRRGTLDRLGLTSATGIVIMGAGVAGIAVAPNLPLAIAAASAGGLGYGIAATHLTPLVINAAPPSHLSRTTATMALAQNLSVITMFVGSGGLAETVGPDKIALFDGLLLTAIGALALTSRPIRRT
- a CDS encoding aKG-HExxH-type peptide beta-hydroxylase, coding for MELHWQPDSARARLERAALSRFLGMRLQEMYGGEPLEAEQDLDEDFVHPVTCSIAYAGKGGATPALSRRAMVRAVTESRGRARKGAADGLFAVDLVPLDPVVMAATVGRHDDDARQAGDTAEITFHRPEELDHHEPLREAHRLIGDHWPDMLEEMSATVSCLTFFTAGQAIGFADIYTHGLIALQAADLSLPVKLAEEIVHESSHVRLNGVLASTPCLHDDGGRTYSTPLREDPRPAAGLLHQLFVLARLCEWHARLGEHAIPERAELAREHLVAAYATVRDELPLTEAGRVLVESIQPDPAPVSA